The proteins below come from a single Serratia ficaria genomic window:
- the truD gene encoding tRNA pseudouridine(13) synthase TruD, with protein sequence MDMANLTWLHGRPQSTGVLKADPEDFVVVEDLGFAPDGEGEHVLVNIRKNGCNTQFVADYLARFAGIHARSVSYAGLKDRHAVTEQWFCLHLPGKETPDFSQFALEGCEVLSCARHLRKMRIGTLKGNAFTLVLRQISDRDDVERRLQAIAANGVPNYFGSQRFGRGGNNLVMARRWANDEIRVKERSKRSFYLSASRSALFNQTASRRLADGLQRTVLEGDALQLSGRGSWFVAKAEELDGLQLRLDAGELNVTAPLPGDGEPGTAGEALKFEQQCLAEQPELLTLLKRERVEPARRALLLQPQNMLWNWWDDVTVELRFWLPAGSFATSVVREIMQQDNSDADIAE encoded by the coding sequence ATGGATATGGCTAACCTGACCTGGCTGCACGGCCGGCCGCAGAGCACCGGGGTGCTGAAAGCGGATCCGGAAGACTTCGTGGTGGTGGAAGACCTGGGCTTTGCGCCGGACGGCGAAGGCGAACACGTGCTGGTGAACATCCGCAAAAACGGCTGCAACACCCAGTTCGTGGCCGATTATCTGGCGCGCTTCGCCGGCATCCATGCCCGTTCCGTCAGCTATGCGGGGCTGAAAGATCGCCACGCGGTGACCGAACAGTGGTTCTGCCTGCACCTGCCGGGCAAGGAAACGCCTGATTTCTCACAGTTTGCGCTGGAAGGCTGCGAGGTACTGTCCTGTGCCCGCCACCTGCGCAAAATGCGCATCGGCACGCTGAAGGGCAATGCCTTTACCCTGGTGCTGCGCCAGATCTCCGACCGCGATGACGTTGAGCGGCGCTTGCAGGCGATCGCCGCCAACGGCGTGCCTAACTACTTCGGCAGCCAGCGTTTCGGCCGCGGCGGCAATAACCTGGTGATGGCTCGCCGCTGGGCGAATGACGAGATCCGCGTCAAGGAGCGCAGCAAGCGCAGCTTCTACCTCTCCGCCAGCCGCAGCGCGTTGTTCAATCAGACGGCCAGCCGGCGTTTGGCCGACGGCCTGCAGCGCACCGTGCTGGAGGGCGATGCCCTGCAGCTCAGCGGCCGCGGCAGCTGGTTCGTCGCCAAGGCGGAAGAACTGGACGGGTTGCAGCTGCGCCTGGATGCCGGCGAGCTGAACGTCACCGCCCCGTTGCCGGGGGACGGCGAACCGGGCACCGCCGGTGAAGCGTTGAAATTTGAACAACAATGCTTGGCGGAGCAGCCGGAATTGCTTACGCTTTTAAAGCGCGAGCGCGTTGAACCCGCTCGTCGGGCCCTGCTGTTGCAGCCGCAAAATATGCTGTGGAACTGGTGGGATGATGTCACCGTTGAACTGCGCTTCTGGTTGCCGGCAGGCAGCTTCGCCACCAGCGTCGTTCGCGAAATCATGCAGCAGGATAACAGTGATGCGGATATTGCTGAGTAA